A genomic region of Zea mays cultivar B73 chromosome 6, Zm-B73-REFERENCE-NAM-5.0, whole genome shotgun sequence contains the following coding sequences:
- the LOC107436074 gene encoding uncharacterized protein LOC107436074 (The RefSeq protein has 4 substitutions, 1 non-frameshifting indel compared to this genomic sequence) yields MAPTIPADAITISSSLSEQPVSNTLVIVSSSGSDQPVSNTLVDLSSATFSSRSVAILPDPCASRGGGDQARDAPRNRRPHSTAPSVVPVLSSTVVTAASFADGSRAEATSRRRPTAAARQQCSSPRSVLSVRAPGGVAPSPAPARPSSGGGDDEATSRPKRKARYRKWGIDDERKVLATLAELRRDNMGVLPQVSVLLKKLCANGGLVRRGVDAIELSDKVYKLKKKYVKAAAKFAASGGRRIRKYRNQELYEISMEVWPELMRGENQDVRVGH; encoded by the coding sequence ATGGCACCAACCATCCCCGCCGACGCCATCACCATCTCCTCCTCTTTATCCGAACAACCCGTTAGCAACACCCTCGTCATCGTGTCCTCCTCTGGATCCGATCAACCTGTTAGCAACACCCTCGTCGACCTGTCCTCGGCGACCTTCTCCTCTCGCTCCGTCGCCATCCTCCCAGACCCATGCGCCAGCCGTGGCGGCGGCGACCAGGCCAGGGACGCGCCGCGGAACCGGCGCCCACACTCGACGGCGCCATCCGTCGTGCCCGTCCTTTCGTCGACCGTCGTCACGGCTGCTTCATTCGCCGACGGCAGCggagccgaggccacgagccggcggAGGCCGACGGCGGCTGCGCGGCAGCAGTGCCCGTCACCGCGCTCTGTTTTGTCCGTCCGCGCACCAGGCGGCGTCGCCCCAGCCCCAGCCCCTCCCTCCAGCGGCGGCGGCGAtgacgaggccacgagccggcccAAGAGGAAGGCGCGGTACCGAAAGTGGGGCATCGACGACGAGCGCAAGGTCCTCGCTACCCTAGCCGAGCTCCGCAGGGACAACATGGGCGTGCTCCCCCAGATCTCCGTGCTTCTCAAGAAGCTCTGCGCGAACGGCGGCCTCGTCCGCCGCGGCGTGGATGCCATCGAGCTTTCTGATAAGGTGTACAAGCTCAAGAAAAAGTACGTGAAGGCCGCTGCCAAGTTCGCTGCCAGCGGCGGCAGGCGCATTCGCAAATACCGCAACCAGGAGCTCTACGAGATATCCATGGAGGT